One genomic window of Elaeis guineensis isolate ETL-2024a chromosome 2, EG11, whole genome shotgun sequence includes the following:
- the LOC105034309 gene encoding glycosyltransferase BC10, whose product MLSHSPFILSFLLLLSLPLLFVLVPRILPPKTLPSIPDPDEIDDLALFRRATLASAGGGASSAAGLRRRPASPPKIAFLFLTNSDLSFAPLWEKFFAGHGRLMNVYVHADPAAHLHLPLTPSFRERFIPAKATQRASPTLISAARRLLAAALLDDPANAFFALISQHCIPLHSFRFVYHALLADPGTSSLSSAGRLRRRHRSFIEILANTSLLWDRYNARGEDVMLPEVPFDRFRVGSQFFILARRHAVLVVRDRRLWKKFRMPCLQSMKDSCYPEEHYFPTLLDMQDPDGCTRYTLTRVNWTDSVGGHPHTYHPPEVSGDLIRELRKSNSTYSYLFARKFSPDCLDPLLDIADAVIFRD is encoded by the coding sequence ATGCTCTCCCATTCGCCGTTTATTCTGTCGTTTCTTCTTCTGTTATCGCTTCCCCTCCTCTTCGTTCTCGTCCCCCGGATTCTGCCCCCAAAGACGCTTCCGAGCATCCCGGATCCCGACGAGATCGACGATCTCGCCCTCTTCCGCCGCGCCACCCTCGCCTCCGCCGGCGGCGGCGCCAGCTCCGCCGCTGGCCTCCGCCGCCGTCCGGCGTCGCCGCCCAAGATCGCGTTCCTCTTCCTCACCAACTCCGACCTCTCCTTCGCCCCCTTGTGGGAGAAGTTCTTCGCAGGGCACGGCCGCCTGATGAACGTCTACGTCCACGCCGACCCCGCCGCCCACCTCCACCTCCCGCTGACGCCGTCGTTCCGCGAGCGGTTCATCCCGGCCAAGGCCACCCAGCGCGCCTCCCCGACCCTCATCTCCGCCGCCCGCCGCCTCCTCGCTGCGGCGCTCCTCGACGACCCCGCCAACGCCTTCTTCGCCCTCATCTCCCAGCACTGCATCCCCCTCCACTCCTTCCGTTTCGTCTACCACGCGCTCCTCGCCGACCCCGGCACCTCCTCCCTGTCCTCCGCCGGCCGCCTCCGCCGCCGCCACCGCAGCTTCATCGAAATCCTCGCCAACACCTCCCTTCTGTGGGACCGCTACAACGCCCGCGGCGAGGACGTGATGCTGCCGGAGGTCCCCTTCGACCGCTTCCGCGTGGGCTCCCAATTCTTCATCCTCGCGCGGCGCCACGCCGTGCTCGTCGTCCGCGACCGCCGCCTCTGGAAGAAGTTCCGCATGCCGTGCCTCCAATCCATGAAGGATTCCTGCTACCCGGAGGAGCATTACTTCCCTACACTTCTCGATATGCAAGACCCCGATGGCTGCACTCGCTACACCCTCACTCGTGTCAATTGGACCGACAGCGTCGGCGGCCACCCGCACACTTATCACCCACCGGAGGTCTCCGGCGATCTCATCCGGGAGCTGAGGAAGTCCAATTCCACCTATTCCTACCTCTTCGCCCGCAAGTTCTCGCCCGACTGCCTCGATCCCCTGCTCGATATCGCCGACGCCGTCATCTTCCGAGATTAG